In the genome of Crassaminicella thermophila, the window AAGCTTTGCAGATGGTTGATCAGAATGAATTTAAATCAAAAGCAACAAATTATTTATTATTAATAGCAGATAGAATGAATAGAAAAAAGTAAAAGTTAAGCAGGGGTAAATCTTATATTAAGATTTGCTCCTGTTTTAAATTGTAACTCTTTTGTAACGATTTTTTTAAATAAAAACTATAAAATAGCCATATGAAAAGATATTAATATGATTAGGAGGATTTATAAATGAAAAAAAATATATGTCGTGTAATAAGTGTATTGATGATTGGAAGTATATGTATATTTTCTACTGCATGTACTTCTACAGTAAGCAAAGCAGCAGGAACAAAAATTCAAGCTGAGAAAAATCAAGAAATTAAAATTAAAACAAAAACGTTAAAGTTAGATGAAAAATATCTGATTGGGGATGTGGAAATTCCTGTATTTTCAAATTTTATGAATAAAGAGGTAGAAGAGAGAATCAATAATTATTTTGAAAAAAATGCAACTGATTTTATAGATATGCAAATGGAATCTGCAAAGTTAATGAAGAAAGAAGATGGTTTTAAGAAAAATAAAATAGCATCAAATTTTAAAGTAACGTATAAAGATAAGAATTTAGTAAGTGTAATTATTAATAAGAATGTAGATAATTCCTTTAGAATCAAAGATTGCTATACATTGGATTTAAATACAGGAAAACAAATTTTTCTTTATAGATTGTTTGATCCAATGAAAGATTACAAACAAATAATAAAAAATTATGTTGAAGAGGATATGAAAAAGAAGGGAAAAGAATATTTCTTGAGTAAGTCAGATATAAAAGATAATCAATATTACTTAAAAGAGAATAGTCTTGTAATATATTTAAATCAATATGAAACAAATTTTGAAAATGAGGATTATGATGAATTTGAAATTCCATTTGAAGCATTTCAAGATGGTATTAATACAAAAATTTCTCTAAAGCCTTATAGTGTAAAGGTAGATGCAAAAAAAATAAATAAAGATAATCAATATCTTATAGAAAATATTAATATACCAGTTATTTCAGGGTTAGAAGATGAAAAGGTTCAAAATAGAATAAATAAAATGTTTGAATCAGATGCTAAGAAGTTTAGGAACGAACTAAATGAATATGCAAAGAGTGCTTTTGAGGATTTTAAAAAGGATGGCTATGAAATGAGACCTTATATAGCAGATATAACTTTTGAAGAGAAGAAAAACGAAAAAGATATTTTAAGTATTTATACAGTTTATTATCAATATACAGGTGGAGCTCATGGTATGCATAATGATATAGCTTATAATATTGATTTAAAGACTGGAAATATTATTAAGCTAAAAGATTTATTTAAAGAAGGATATAATTATAAAAAGGTAATAGATGAAAAAATAAAGGAGCAAATAGACAAA includes:
- a CDS encoding PdaC/SigV domain-containing protein; this encodes MKKNICRVISVLMIGSICIFSTACTSTVSKAAGTKIQAEKNQEIKIKTKTLKLDEKYLIGDVEIPVFSNFMNKEVEERINNYFEKNATDFIDMQMESAKLMKKEDGFKKNKIASNFKVTYKDKNLVSVIINKNVDNSFRIKDCYTLDLNTGKQIFLYRLFDPMKDYKQIIKNYVEEDMKKKGKEYFLSKSDIKDNQYYLKENSLVIYLNQYETNFENEDYDEFEIPFEAFQDGINTKISLKPYSVKVDAKKINKDNQYLIENINIPVISGLEDEKVQNRINKMFESDAKKFRNELNEYAKSAFEDFKKDGYEMRPYIADITFEEKKNEKDILSIYTVYYQYTGGAHGMHNDIAYNIDLKTGNIIKLKDLFKEGYNYKKVIDEKIKEQIDKIQSEYKEKKLKEGEKIKNIYLPYNRFEGIDKNQRFYLKDNRLCIYFGLYEIASYAEGIPTFEIPLSELKEGLKEDFSDLL